One Thermoanaerobacter pseudethanolicus ATCC 33223 genomic window, AAGAGCAAATATAGAAGGAAAAGAAGTCCTTGTGGGCAATGCTAAATTAATGAAGATGGGAAATATTGATTGTGTTACCGGTGACTCAACAGGCACTATCATCCATGTAGCTATAGATAACAAATACTGTGGTTATATCCTCATATCTGATGAGGTAAAGGAAGATTCCCCAAAAGCTATAGAAAGTCTCAGGAAAATGGGCATTAAAAGGATTGTCATGCTTACGGGGGATAACAAAGCTATCAGCGATAAAATCGCTGCTTCATTAAGGATTGATGAAGTGTATTCAGAACTTTTTCCAAATGAGAAAGTTGGTATACTTGAGAAGTTATATGCTAACAATAAAAAGGGCAAACTCATATTTGTCGGTGATGGCATAAATGATGCACCGGTTTTAGCGAGAGCTGATGTTGGTGTTGCAATGGGTGGAATCGGGTCAGATGTTGCTATAGAAGCAGCCGATGTAGTTTTAATGACAGATGAACCTTCAAAACTGGTAACAGCTATAAAGATATCCAAAAAAACAAAATTAATAGTATGGGAAAATATCCTTCTTGCGCTGGGAGTAAAAATAGTAGTTTTAGCACTTGGTGCTTTAGGGGTTCCTACAATGTGGGAAGCTGTATTCGCCGACGTTGGTGTTGCTCTCCTTGCAGTCCTTAATGCATTGCGTGTGCTAACTGGGGCGGTTTAAAACCGCCCCTTAAGTTTATGGAAACACAGAAATCTTCGTGACTTTTTTGCCTATAAATAAACTGAATTTTGAAAGTATCTATTGACATTGATATAAGATTGTGATACTTTAAGAAGAGAAAATTTATAATTCTTATCGGAATACTCGGAATTAAAAGGAGGCAAAAAATTATGTCTGAAAGAGAAGACAAAATTTATGAGGATATAACCCAGCTTATAGGCAATACACCTATGATTAGGTTAAATAAAATTGTTCCTGAAAATGCAGCGGAGGTCATAGTAAAATTAGAGTCTTTTAACCCAGGTGGGAGCGTTAAGGACAGAATTGCATTAAATATGATAAAAAGGGCTGAGGAAGAAGGAAGATTAAAACCTGGTGGGACAATTGTTGAAGCTACCAGTGGAAATACAGGCATTGGTCTTGCAATGGTCAGTGCTGTAAAAGGGTATAAATTGATTCTTGTCATGCCTGATACGATGAGTATAGAACGACGAAATTTACTTTTGTCATATGGAGCAGAGCTTGTTTTAACACCCGGTGCAGAGGGCATGAAAGGAGCCATAAAAAAGGCACAAGAAATTTTGGAATTGAATCCTGATTATATAATTTTAGATCAGTTTAAAAATTCTGCGAATCCAGAAATACATGAGCTTACAACGGCAAAAGAAATATTAAAAGATACAAATGGAATAGTAGATGCATTTGTAGCAGGTGTAGGCACAGGGGGAACAATATCCGGAGTAGGGAAAGTTTTAAAGCAATATAACAAAGATATAAAGATTTTTGCAGTAGAACCAGAGGAATCTCCTGTATTGTCAGGCGGCAAACCTGGACCTCATAAGATACAAGGAATAGGAGCTGGATTTATTCCCGACACATTAAATCTTGACGTTATCGATGAAATTATAAAGGTAAAAGAGAGAGATGCTTTTGAGATGTCAATGAAACTTGCAAAACAAGAAGGAATTCTTTGTGGTATTTCTTCAGGCGCAAATGTTTTTGCGGCAATTGAAGTTGCAAATCGCATCGGGAAAGGAAAACGAGTTGTAACTGTGTTGCCTGATACTGGGGAAAGATATTTAAGTATGCACAAATTTTTTGAATATTGAACTCCATAATGAATAAAAAATGCAGAATATGAACAGATACTAAGAAGTAGAAGATAAATAGAGAGAGGCGATTTTTGTGAGCACAATTTATTTAGACAATGCGGCGACTACTCCAGTTGATAAAAGGGTATTAGAGGCGATGTTACCATATTATAGTGATGTTTTTGGTAATCCCTCTTCTTTACATTCACATGGTCAAGAGGCGAAAAAAGCTATTGAAGAAGCGAGGGAAAAAGTAGCAAAAGCACTAGGTGCAGATTCTGAGGAAATATATTTTACCAGTGGAGGGTCTGAGTCAGATAATTGGGCATTAAAAGGTGTAGCATATGCGTTGAAAGAAAAAGGAAATCATATTATTACAACAGAAATTGAACATCATGCAGTGCTCCATACTTGCCGATATCTTGAAAAAGAAGGATTCAAAGTAACATATCTTCCAGTTGACGAATATGGACTTGTAAAACCTGAAGATTTAAAAAAGGCGATTACAGATAAAACAATCCTTGTTTCTATAATGTTTGCTAATAATGAGATAGGTACGATAGAGCCAATTGAGGAGCTTGTCAAAATAGCTCATGAAAAAAACATATATTTTCATACTGATGCTGTGCAAGCAGTTGGAAATGTACCGATAGATGTAAAAAAATTAGATGTTGATTTGTTATCTTTGTCTGCTCATAAGATATATGGACCCAAAGGTGTAGGAGCATTATATATAAAGAAGGGGGTAAAGATTCATTCGCTTATACAGGGAGGAACACAGGAAAAAAATAGAAGAGCAGGTACTGAAAATGTTCCAGGAATAGTAGGACTGGGGGAAGCGATAGAGCTTATCACGAAAAATTTGGATTCTCATATAAATAAACTTACATTTTTAAGAGATAAACTTATAAATGGAATATTAGAAAAAATACCTTATACGAGGTTAAACGGGCATCCAACAAAAAGGCTTCCAGGCAATGTTAATGTATCATTTGAATTTATAGATGGCGAATCCCTTATTTTAAACTTAGATATGGCAGGAATATGTGCTTCAAGTGGTTCAGCATGCACTTCTGGTTCACTTGAGCCATCTCATGTGCTTCTGGCAATTGGGCTCTCAAAAGAATTAGCTCGAGGGTCTTTGAGACTTACAATAGGTAAAGATAACACTGAAGAAGATATAGATAAGGTTTTAGAAGCACTTCCACAAATTGTTAAAAGATTAAGGTCAATATCACAGATTGTATGAGAGAATCTACAAGGAGGTTAGAAAATTTTTTTATGAAAAAGAATAACAGAGTAGTTGTGGGAATGAGCGGAGGTGTTGATAGCTCTGTTTCAGCGTATCTTTTAAAAGAGCAGGGATTTGATGTTATAGGTGTTACGATGCAAATATGGCAGGACAAAGATGAGGAAGCCGTAAGAGTTGAAGGCGGCTGTTGTTCATTAAGTGCTGTTAATGACGCCAGAAGAGTAGCGAATAAGATTGGCATTAAATATTATGTAATGAATTTTAAGGATGTTTTTAAAGAAAAAGTAATAGATTACTTTGTAGATGAATATTTAAAAGGTAGGACTCCTAATCCATGTATTGCTTGCAATAAATATATAAAATTTGAAGAACTTTTAAAAAGAGCCTGGATGATAGATGCATATTATGTGGCAACAGGCCATTATGCGATTAAAGAGTACGATGAAGAAAGAGGAAGGTATTTATTAAAGAAATCTGTAGATACTTCCAAAGACCAGACTTATGTACTATATAATCTTACTCAAACTCAGCTTGAGCATATTTTGTTTCCACTGGGTAAATATAAAAAAGATGAGGTCAGAGAGTTAGCTAAAAATTTAGGCCTGCCTGTTGCATCAAAGCCAGACAGTCAAGAAATTTGTTTTGTAACTGATAATGATTATGGAAAATTTATTAGAGAAAATGCCAAAGAAGAAATAAAACCAGGAGAATTTCGTGATACGAGAGGTAGATTTTTAGGCTATCATAAAGGGATTATACATTATACAATAGGACAAAGGAAAGGTTTAGGAATTTCTGTTGGTAAACCCCTCTATGTTGTTGATATTGATGCAGAAAATAATGTGGTAGTATTAGGATACGGTGACGAAGTATTTGGGGATGAACTCATTTCCTACAATAATAATTTTATTTCAATTGACAAACTTGAAAGAGAAATGAGAGTAAAAGCAAAGATACGGTACAATGCAAAAGAACAGGATGCAGTAATACGACCACTTGAAGACGGCAAAGTTTTTGTGAAATTTGATAATCCACAAAGGGCTATTACACCAGGACAGTCAGTAGTTTTTTATGAGGGAGATATTGTTGTAGGAGGGGGAACAATAGAAAGAAAAGTTAGATAAAATTTCGGAATCTCCTTTTATGTGGAAGAATTTCCTATAAGAAACTAAAAGATGAAGAGGAGATGAAAATATGGCCGAAAAAGCTAATTTAAAAATAACAGGGATGTCTTGTGCAGCTTGCGCAACAAAAATAGAAAAAGGGCTTAAAAGCTTAGATGGAGTTTTAGATGCAAATGTAAATCTTGCGATTGAAAAAGCAACAGTTATATATGATCCAGATAAAATTAATATATGCGATATGGAGAAAAAAATAGAAGATATAGGATATGGTGTAATAAAAGATAAAGTAGAGCTTGCACTTATGGGTATGTCCTGCGCATCCTGCGCTGCTAAAATCGAAAAAACCTTAAAAAACCTTCCTGGTGTAAGCAACGCATCAGTCAACTTTGCGACGGAAACGGCAACTGTTGAATATGATTCAAATGAAATTGATACAGAAAAAATGATTAAAGCGATAAAAGATATAGGATATGATGCAAAAGAGAAGACTGGAGTAGGTATTGACACTGAAAAAGAGATAAAGGAGAGGGAAATAAATACATTAAGAAAATTGGTAATATATTCAGCGATTTTAACTGTCCCACTGGTATTATCAATGTTTTTGGTAATGTTTAAAGTTCCAGGAGGGATACTTGAGAATCCGTGGTTGCAGGTGTTTTTATCTTCACCTGTTCAGTTTATTGTGGGTCTTAGATATTATAAAGGGGCGTGGAACAATTTAAAAAATATGACGGCAAATATGGATACTTTGGTAGCTATGGGAACATCTGCAGCATATTTTTATAGTTTGTACAATGTATTTACAAAACCCTCTCATGAGATACACAATTACTTGTATTTTGAGGCATCAGCAGTTATTATAACGCTTGTAACATTGGGTAAGCTGCTTGAAGCTACAGCCAAAGGGAAAACATCTGAAGCAATAAAAAACCTCATGGGACTACAAGCAAAGACCGCAAGAGTGATAAGGGATGGACAAGAATTAGATATACCTATTGAAGAAGTCAAAGTCGGGGACATCGTTGTTGTAAGACCGGGCGAAAAAATACCAGTTGACGGTAAAATAGTTGAAGGTAGTTCCACAATAGATGAATCTATGATAACTGGAGAATCTATTCCTGTAGAAAAAGGCGTTGGTGATGAAGTAATTGGTGCTACAATAAATAAAACAGGAACGTTTAAATTTGAAGCGACAAAAGTGGGTAAAGATACGGTACTATCGCAAATTATTAAAATGGTGGAAGACGCCCAAGGTTCCAAAGCACCAATTCAACAAATTGCTGATAAAATCTCTGGTATTTTTGTACCCACAGTTATGGGTATAGCTGCTACCACATTTTTAATCTGGTATTTTGGGTATGGAGATTTTAATGCGGGCATAATAAATGCAGTATCTGTGCTTGTAATTGCGTGCCCGTGTGCGCTTGGACTTGCAGTTCCCACTTCTGTGATGGTAGGGACAGGAAAAGGAGCAGAAAATGGTATACTCATAAAGGGAGGAGAACATCTGCAGAGGGCAGGAAAAATAACGACAATAGTGCTTGATAAGACTGGGACGATAACAAAAGGAGAACCGGAAGTTACAGACATAGAAGCTTTTGGAAATTTCACCGAAGAGGAGATACTAAAAATAGCGGGAATTGCGGAAAAAAATTCTGAGCATCCATTGGGACAAGCAATTGTCAATAAAGCAAAAGAAAAATTCAAAATATTGGAAGTTCCTGAGAAATTTGAGGCTATACCAGGCTACGGTATATGCATTACGATAAATGAAAAAGAATTTTATATTGGCAATAGAAGGCTTATGGATAGACAAAATATTGATATAACGCCAATTGAAGACAAACTTGTAAATTTAGAAATACAAGGTAAAACATCAATGATTTTGGCTTCCAAAGATTGTGTTTATGGCATTATAGCAGTTGCAGATACAGTAAAGAGTGACTCGGCAAAAGCTATTAAAGAGTTACAGGCTATGGGTATTGAAGTGTACATGATTACGGGAGATAATAAAAGGACTGCTGAGGCAATAGCAAAACAAGTTGGTATAAAAAATGTGTTGGCAGAAGTATTGCCAGAAGATAAAGCTGAAGAGGTTGCCAAGCTTCAAAAAATGGGAAAGGTAGTTGCAATGGTGGGAGATGGTATTAATGATGCTCCTGCTTTAGCTACTGCGGATGTTGGCATAGCGATAGGTACAGGTACAGATGTGGCGATAGAAACCTCAGATATAACGTTGATAAGTGGAAATCTTATGGGTATTGTGACCGCCATAAAATTAAGCAAAGCTACCATGAGAAATATATATCAAAATTTATTCTGGGCTTTTATATACAACACAATCGGTATACCATTTGCTGCAATGGGATTTTTAACTCCAGCTATAGCGGGAGGGGCGATGGCGTTTAGCTCAGTATCAGTTGTTTTAAATGCTCTGAGATTAAGAAGGTTTAGGGAGGGATAAATATTTAAAATGAGTTTGGAATTGTCCAAACTCATTCTTTTAATGCAGGAAGCCACACTACAAAAGTTGCTTCTTTTCTCTTTTTACTGTAGATTTTGATCAACTCTTTGCTGTTGTCCACCACTTAATTCATGGGATATCTTTTTCATCAAGTATTTTTTCCTGTTCTGTTTTTTCCATTTTTTCTATTCCAAATAAGATATTTTTTCAACTGTCATGTGTGGAAATAATGCATAGTAGCAATTAGTCTTAAAATTGTACATTTACCGCTTCCACTGGGACCTAAAAGTGCTACAATCTCTCCTTTTTCAATAGATAAATTAAAGTCCTTTAATAGATAAAGGACTGCACTAATAAGCATAATTGAACATTAATTCTATCTCCTTTGAAGTTTTAGGTCTCGATATATAATAACCTTGTATTTTGTCACAACCCCATTCCTTTAGCATACTAAGCTGTTCCTCTGTTTCTACCCCTTCCGCTACGACTTCATAGTTCATTTCCTTTGAGATATACAAAATTCCCTTAATTAATGTTTTTACTTTGTTTTCGTCAATCCTG contains:
- the cysK gene encoding cysteine synthase A — translated: MSEREDKIYEDITQLIGNTPMIRLNKIVPENAAEVIVKLESFNPGGSVKDRIALNMIKRAEEEGRLKPGGTIVEATSGNTGIGLAMVSAVKGYKLILVMPDTMSIERRNLLLSYGAELVLTPGAEGMKGAIKKAQEILELNPDYIILDQFKNSANPEIHELTTAKEILKDTNGIVDAFVAGVGTGGTISGVGKVLKQYNKDIKIFAVEPEESPVLSGGKPGPHKIQGIGAGFIPDTLNLDVIDEIIKVKERDAFEMSMKLAKQEGILCGISSGANVFAAIEVANRIGKGKRVVTVLPDTGERYLSMHKFFEY
- the nifS gene encoding cysteine desulfurase NifS; protein product: MSTIYLDNAATTPVDKRVLEAMLPYYSDVFGNPSSLHSHGQEAKKAIEEAREKVAKALGADSEEIYFTSGGSESDNWALKGVAYALKEKGNHIITTEIEHHAVLHTCRYLEKEGFKVTYLPVDEYGLVKPEDLKKAITDKTILVSIMFANNEIGTIEPIEELVKIAHEKNIYFHTDAVQAVGNVPIDVKKLDVDLLSLSAHKIYGPKGVGALYIKKGVKIHSLIQGGTQEKNRRAGTENVPGIVGLGEAIELITKNLDSHINKLTFLRDKLINGILEKIPYTRLNGHPTKRLPGNVNVSFEFIDGESLILNLDMAGICASSGSACTSGSLEPSHVLLAIGLSKELARGSLRLTIGKDNTEEDIDKVLEALPQIVKRLRSISQIV
- the mnmA gene encoding tRNA 2-thiouridine(34) synthase MnmA; translated protein: MKKNNRVVVGMSGGVDSSVSAYLLKEQGFDVIGVTMQIWQDKDEEAVRVEGGCCSLSAVNDARRVANKIGIKYYVMNFKDVFKEKVIDYFVDEYLKGRTPNPCIACNKYIKFEELLKRAWMIDAYYVATGHYAIKEYDEERGRYLLKKSVDTSKDQTYVLYNLTQTQLEHILFPLGKYKKDEVRELAKNLGLPVASKPDSQEICFVTDNDYGKFIRENAKEEIKPGEFRDTRGRFLGYHKGIIHYTIGQRKGLGISVGKPLYVVDIDAENNVVVLGYGDEVFGDELISYNNNFISIDKLEREMRVKAKIRYNAKEQDAVIRPLEDGKVFVKFDNPQRAITPGQSVVFYEGDIVVGGGTIERKVR
- a CDS encoding heavy metal translocating P-type ATPase, whose translation is MAEKANLKITGMSCAACATKIEKGLKSLDGVLDANVNLAIEKATVIYDPDKINICDMEKKIEDIGYGVIKDKVELALMGMSCASCAAKIEKTLKNLPGVSNASVNFATETATVEYDSNEIDTEKMIKAIKDIGYDAKEKTGVGIDTEKEIKEREINTLRKLVIYSAILTVPLVLSMFLVMFKVPGGILENPWLQVFLSSPVQFIVGLRYYKGAWNNLKNMTANMDTLVAMGTSAAYFYSLYNVFTKPSHEIHNYLYFEASAVIITLVTLGKLLEATAKGKTSEAIKNLMGLQAKTARVIRDGQELDIPIEEVKVGDIVVVRPGEKIPVDGKIVEGSSTIDESMITGESIPVEKGVGDEVIGATINKTGTFKFEATKVGKDTVLSQIIKMVEDAQGSKAPIQQIADKISGIFVPTVMGIAATTFLIWYFGYGDFNAGIINAVSVLVIACPCALGLAVPTSVMVGTGKGAENGILIKGGEHLQRAGKITTIVLDKTGTITKGEPEVTDIEAFGNFTEEEILKIAGIAEKNSEHPLGQAIVNKAKEKFKILEVPEKFEAIPGYGICITINEKEFYIGNRRLMDRQNIDITPIEDKLVNLEIQGKTSMILASKDCVYGIIAVADTVKSDSAKAIKELQAMGIEVYMITGDNKRTAEAIAKQVGIKNVLAEVLPEDKAEEVAKLQKMGKVVAMVGDGINDAPALATADVGIAIGTGTDVAIETSDITLISGNLMGIVTAIKLSKATMRNIYQNLFWAFIYNTIGIPFAAMGFLTPAIAGGAMAFSSVSVVLNALRLRRFREG